AAAGTGATGAAACTGTATTTAGCTTGTTACAGTGTTCCATTTCCACAATAACAACTTATTTCATCTTCTGTACAATCAACTAGAAATGGAAGATAACAGGCTACAGAAACAATGACATCACCACTAGTGAATGATATTTCCTCCATTAACACCTACTGTGTTTTTCAAGCCCAAATCAAAATTACAAAAGCAATACGCAATGTGATATTGTTCTCTCCGACATGGTGGCTAATTTGAGGAGACAGTATCGAATGCAGTTATACCTTCAAAGGGACATTAATGGAGCATAGCAACAGCATTGTCTCCAAGGAAGCTAGGATAGTCTTATCTGATCTAAAAGATAATACCAGCCAAACTTTGAAAAGACATGAGTAAATTGAAAAAATAGGTGTACACAGTTTTTCTAGATCCTTCAAGTATCCAActtgaaacaaaaaatattccATCTACTACAATAAAGCAGATTTTAAACCTGTTTTCTATGTTGCAACTCTTTATACCTATAAGTAATATACATATCGCCAGTTCAGACCTTCACCTAACTAAAACAGCTCTGCATCTAATCCTATtttcatgaaggttataatgttccgttctgttgaaaatgtgtaaaaaaggCTGCTGTTTTTGGTGCTGTTGAATTCTTGTCCTTTTATTTATAATTGCAAGAAACTGTTgtatatgaaaaaataattgaataataaagGAAATAACAATGGATTAGACATTTAATATAAGTATAAAtcttttaataaatgaatgatgcgTCATGACTTCCGGGTACCATCTTTGTTTGAACTCGCAATTTAGGGTAATaccataaatatataattacgTGGGGAAAAAATACTCTATACTGTCAGTACGTCTTTGGGAACCTAGATATGTATTCAAAACATTGGTGAGTCTTGTCAAACAACGtcttttttaatggttttgcTTTAGAGAAAATTAGTACCGCTAACTCTGTGACCAGTGGTTAACGTTCATCAACGTTCAGTCTCAGAGCGATGCTAACTGTTAGCCACTAGCAAAAAACTGCTAAAACAATTAGCAACTTGCACTGAAATTAAAGGATACTCAAGAACCACAACTAGACTGcagctacaaaaacaaaaaattatcaGTTGATAtggtaataaatatatatatttgtttggtAATTAACTTACTTTTTTCTCGTTGTCCTTGAACTTGATGTTTGTATTTCCATTGTGCGTTCTTGCCTCTACCGTAGGGTGGAGCCATTGAGCACAGGTTAAAGGGATAGTTTTTTGAAGTAgggttgtatgaggtagttATCCATAGacagtgtattacctgcagtggATTGGGGTCCGCACGctcccagtttggagaagcagacaggaataCTGGTACGGAGGCTAAGCAATGTGTTGCTGTGGACGGGGCCAGCAGCAAAGCGTATTTTAcccacctaaaaaaatcaaatcagtttTAAGTGTAcactatatttagaatattttcactgctttatCTTGCCAtcagacagccctttcctttggcactaGATTTTCTAAGCTGTAAAACTTCCATATTCTTACGCATACCGCATACTGTATTATGCCACAACAGCACTTTCTGATCCAAACAGCGGATCTATAAGGTAACTTAGGGGTTTATTTCCTGCAGTGACCCTATTATCATGCTAGACAGGTGGATTTTACTGTAATATCACTATGTTAAAATGTGATAATATTACATGTAAGGTACAAAATGGGGCTTGGTCAAATCTAATACAGCAATTTCCAGTAGCTGTATTAAAGCAAGTCTTGGAGACGAGTTAATATGAAGCGTCTTTTTTAATAGTGCAGCTGCATTGGCGGTGGGGTGCCTCTTCATCATTAAACTTGGCTAGTCACCTGAGCTTGGCACAGCTGGCACCTTGCCTCAGTGAAGTGCCACTGAGAACACATTTTTACTTCCAACTGGAAAGGAATTTATTGCACCACagaaaagttaattaaaatgctgttgttttaaTCAGGGAAGCTTTGTTTTCTGGTATATTTATTGGATGAAAAATAATATCCTGACACCTGAGATGATAATGCCCCAccagaaaatgatgaaagtttatttgttcatttagtttttttctctctcttttcagtgATGCCAGTTGCATTTTTTAGGTGgaattttgttattattcactTTGCcttatttaaaattatttctaTCTACCTGCATAATGTATGCATTGAAAAGGCAGCAAACATCTTGACGTAACATTCTGcatactttttatttctctttcaatGGGTTTCTTACCCTGCACCACACAAAACGTAGACTCCTGCAAAATAGCAAAGCaaaaatgaatgattgaatCACCTGTACTGAttcattttcaagtttgaaACATATCAGCTAGTTCCACAACAGCACTGGCTAGTTGCCTTCACCCATGGACTGTATATACTTTTGACAGCCTACTCGTGGCTTCTGCACATTACCAGAGTAATTACACACTTCCCATGGTTGCGATGGATGCATTACAGTCTAAATTCAGTGTTACAAGTTAGGGCAGCAATTGGATTGGGATTTATAATAGTGGCAGAAGCTGGTCGTCAGCATCATTGTGGAATGACTTAACACACAGTAATATGAAACAGATGCCCCCCATAACCATACAAATTCAGATTTACTGTGCTAACGCTAATTAGTACTAACCAGTTTATTGGAACTCCATTTGACTTGTATGGTGGCAATATTGCGGACACCACTCATTTCTGGGATTCCTGTACATACTTTAGTACTGTATTGTGACTGTTCAGTACTACTGGTGCACCTGTTCACTGAAAATATGACTTGAGATACATGTTGGTGATATCAGACACTGCAGATGGGAGTATCTGGAGGGCCAGCTGGACTTCCATCACCTTCAAAACAATTTGTGTTACCAATTTTCTGTCGACCCTTGTATGTCCTGTTCTCCTGTGGATGATAATCACCAGTATGATAATCACTGTTGGATGAAGCAGACAATttttagaaagacattttttacatttatacacatatttttttacacatcaTTTCTGTGGTACTAATGCACAAATTTCTAAAGCTTCTCTACTGTCTATTGGCATAGTGTTGACCATTAAAGGTGACATTGACCTCTACTGGCCACGAAAAGTCATTGCTTTTGCATAATGTTACAGTATATTCCCCGGCTGTGATATGTTAATGTCCTTTATatactgtgttgtgtgtattaTATTCTTCTCCTTGCTGTTGCTTTACCCTTCAATGGGTATTTATGCTATGCTGTGATAGCTTTGTAGGTGCTACAGCTCTATTCTGATTGATAGTGAACTACATGAGGTACTATATTTTCAGGGTGTGTATGCTCTCTAGTGGTTGGACTGCAAGGTCAGGGGTTATTAGGGGAAGCCCATCTGCAGAATCTTTAATGAACCTTTGAGAGTCAAGGATTCTGTAAATGTATTCccttaaatatgaaatatgagtTCACAAGAGACAGACAGCATTAAACTGCGGTGCTGTTCGTTTTCTTGGAATAATTCCAGTACTAAGATTAATTTATGAAGGTTTAATTGGTGAGACATTTTGGGATGGCAATGTCGGTTTGTTTAGGTTGGTCTACCACTTTGTTCCAGGCTGAAATATTAATGTTGCCAAGAGGATAATGATGCAAATGACCCTTGACTTTTCCCCAAGTGCCACCATGTGATTTTGAGTCAAAATTCTTGGTAAGTGTTGGATAGAATGCAAGGAAAATTCATGTCACCCTCATTGTAATACATTTGGCGATTCCCTTACTTTACATCTAGTGCCATCAACAGTTCAAAAGTATAATTTTCCAATAGTTTGGTTTATggccaaatacctgcaaaattaatgacattcccatcagcctcagctgtactttgtgtttggtgctaattagcaaatgtaagCATGgcaaactaagatggtgaaaatggtaaacattatatatCTGTATGTtggcattgtcattgtgagcatgttagcatgctgacattagcatttagctcagtgCACCACTGTGCTAAAGTACAGTATCACAGAGCTGCaagcatggctgcagactctgtCTTGTTTTAAATATCAGACTGTGACCGAATAGAGTCAAACACATTTACTGTCACAATGTCATCAATGACATTTTGCAGTATATTTAGATCCCTGAGTAAAAATTCATCTTGGATGTGTAGCACTTCGTTTTAAAtcacatatatttatttgttgaaTATTCTTGTCAAAAGATTTGATGTCAAACATCATCTTCATTCatctttattataataattatcaGTCTAAAACAAATAATGACAACACACAATACATAAACTTCACAGgaaaattatacaaatatatgGAGATGTGTTGCTGATTGTATGACAAAATGTTCAACTTTGATTCTATTTCCACTGTACATGaaggaaatatgaaaacatacagtagctgaGAGTAATTCCCAAGTCATATTCCCAACAGTGTTCTTGTTCTTTGTTGAGGTAAGGTAATGTTAAGTTCATCAGAACTACAAAAGTATgaagcaaaatgtaaaacaatactGCCAATAGTAGTGATAGATGTTTGCTATCAACATACAGCTATTGTTGATTTCAAACATGTCACAAAATGAAGATTACTTTCCTTTTGGATTTCTATAAAACTATTAATATCACTCTTTATATGGGAAGGAAAGAAAGTTTGGAaactatttttcatttatataaatacacaagCAATTCGAATAAAGTTTTTTGTATTGGATTGTGTTTAAAGTAAATGACGGGATGTGATAAAAGCTGGCAGTTCTGCTCtctagaaaaaaatgttggttttattgcTGTAATCCATAAAGCAGGTTTACATGCTTAAAAGAAAGGCAAATGTTTGCTTGATTCATCCACAGAGAAACAAACCAGGGGAAGGAAATATTTTGTCCTTTCACTGCTGTCCATTAAAAGGGGAGGCTGcctttctgattttattttttattttttttaattagacaATCTCACGTCAAGTTCCCTTTATATTCCTTTTTGGACATCCTGGAATATTTCCAAGTGGACGGATCAGTAACATCTATGCCACTTGTAAAAGTACCGTCtcgtcttgtttttattttttatgtatcaCTGTTTTCCTCACAACACCAGTTCTTTACTGTGTGAAGGTTAGAAAAaatctctccatccatccacccttCCATCCAAAAAGCTATGTAAGATAACAGGCTAGTTTGATGAAAGTCTTGCAGTAATCCCACAGGGTTCGCAAAGGCATGTGCTGGTGCCTTAGAGTCCTGTTGTATGTTAGATTAGGACATCTCCCCTGGAGGTACCATTGCTGCGTTTATTGTGGCCACCTCAACTTATGTACACGAAACAGAGTGTGTCTCCCACTCTACTTCACCTGAGTTCTTGTTTGCTGCTGTGGCACATGGCCCTGCAGGAAGAAAGCAGCCGAGGTGGGACAGACTCTTGCTGTGTTGTGCTGAAATGAATGGCTAAGTCGGGAGTGGAGTGATGCAATAAGATTGCTGAAGGAACAGGAGGGAGACATTCATTTCACATGTGCAGAGTGGAGTCAGTGCTGGCATCTCGTGCCTGGATGTGTGGGCCGTGGCTGCTCCTTATGTGTCGAGGCGGCGTTTTCTCTTGGCTTTGTGCGCATACAGGAAGTACATAGTATGCCCAGTGGTGATGAATAGTACAGAAATGATAACTAGGATACCAAAGTGCTGTGGCTGTGGAGCAGAGATGACCATGATGAAGTGGAGCAGGTCCATCAGGTAATTCATAGAGCTCTGTACCCCATTTACCACACCTCTTTCTGACTCACAGATGTTCTCCTGCAGGAGCTGAGTCACTGTCAGGTCGAAGGACCAGAGACCTAAAACACAGATGTCACCGGGGTTTAAAAGTTGACCTAGTCATTAAATAGTCTTAGCCAATAGTCACAACAGTTCTAGAAATATTCAGCTGTTCACACACGgaccaatactggatttttgaggctgatactgACATTGAtatttgagtttaaaaaaaaacagttttaaggATCCCTTAAGTATGATTATCAAATAATTTTGATGAATTTTCAATAAATTTGATCTGAAATTGTACCTGCTCTGAAATTGCAACTCTCCACTGTCAACTAtcaataaatgtcaaaaaatagacCAGTATATGTACTGAAcaggacattttacatttgaaaaaaatgatagtgctctctggtggacaaactacaTAATGgcaacattttatagattacctcaaacatatctttgttCAACTTATTATTTATTGCCCCCACATAAATGCCACCATAtctatgatttaaaaaaattcagCTGATGATATCGGCCAAGCCAGTGTATTGGTCAGGGTCTACAGTTAACAGTATTCCCATGCATCATAATCATCAATGTAATATGTGGATTCATCTAACTTTTAGGGTCAATACTATTGATTCCAGACAGTTTTGTATGCCTGTCTACTCACCAATGCGTGCCGTGATGACACCCAAGAACAGCAGGATAATGGAGATGTATGATTCAGGTGCTGTATCAGAGGGCACATTGTCAAAAAGCACAGTGTTGTTCGTCCAATGGATGGAGGAGCGGTCGGGTAGCAATGGCTGATTGCTGCCTCCCCTTAGAGGATAAGTGTGTTTTTGCCTTTGGCTAGCCATCCTTCCAAGCTCAGTGGAGGAATTGGAGGTGATGTAGGGCATCAGCAAGCTAAGATCCATAGGGCTGCCAGGGGCAAACACAGAGGCCACACACAGTAGCAAGCAGCACAGGTGAAGGCAGCTGGAGATGATGCCTGTGTTAACCAGGCCATAAGTCTTCCTCAGTCTGGTGAACATCACGGTGCCCAAAAGCCCTGTGATAGCTGACACACCCATCAGTAGACTAAGGAGCGAGCCACTTATGCCCTGAGTATAGGCGTAGCCAGTGGTGATGCAGTCAAAGCCCAGCACTGTGGTGTAGAGGAAAGCTAGACCCATGCCTGCCAGGAAAACAGGCTGGCGATAGTAGGCCCTCCAGCCGTCTTTACAGGTGCTCACCAGCCAGCGAAACCTCCGGAAGCACAGGGGTAGGTTCGTGATTTCTTTTAGGTGGAGGCTCGTGTTGCAGTTGCCTTCTGTCAGAGGTTGAGGTTGCACAACATTACCTTCCCCTGATGAGAAATAGGACGTTTTTCAGTCACCTCTATCCATCAATTTTAAAGGCTGGATCCTCAGTTGGTGTACTGCACTCTTTTTGCTCCAACCATCATGTCATGGTTGAGTCTACATCATGTCAAATGCAGACCAATTACACTCAAATTCATGGGTCACAATTGGAATTCAAACCATGTGGCAGTAAGGTACTATACACAAACTGAGGACTGTCTTTAATAATGTACACCGTTCTCAGGTGCCATCTGTCAATTCTATAATTACTTGCTGTAAGTCCTTTTAATGATCAACAGTCCCATGGTAGCTGATTGTTTGATGGTCTATTTTTTTAACTTGCTTACTTACTAATGTCTTTCCTTCAAACCACCTGCACATGAAAATCCTGTGGCACCAATCTCTCACTTCAACAGCATCCTTAATAGCTCATCTGATTCCAACTTGCATTGCATAATCACCTGCTGTTAAAagttgctgctgtgtgtctctATATTGCCAACTACAAGCAAGCACTGGCAGCATACAGTAGTTTATCCTAATTTCACACTTATTGTGTCCTTTATGCTTACTTTCTGTGAATCTGCAATGGTGCAGGCTTTAGACTTCAGGGCATAGCATTCTAATGTTAAACTCTAGGATGACGGGAAgtcaaaaatcatttttaaaaaaatcacactttgaTCAGTCCATACCTTGTGAGTCTCTCCTCTCGATCCTTTGCAGATACACCTCATCTACTTCCTCCGCCGGTGGTTTGATTGAAAGAGCGGGGACGATGCGGTACACCCGTGACAAGAAGAAGAATTCCACTATGAGAGACACAAGGTTCCATCCCAGGATGAAGCCACAGCCAACTACATTGGAGGCCAGGGTCATGACCTGTCCCACTGCTAGTGGGGCCAGGATGTTAGTCACCTGATCTATCCGCCTCATGGTCGCATTCATCCCTTTTGTCAGGATCAAAGACACAGAGGTTAATGTGCTTCCACTAGAGGACTTGTCTGACCTGACTGAAACCCATGACAAACATGGAGCACAACGAATATGCGCATTCACAGAGAGCGAATCCCCTTACCAGCTAGGTGACCTCGGTTGTAGCCGGTGATAACCACAATCCAGTCCCTCTGAATGGCAATGGTCAGCGCTGTGCTTGCAAGGTTTGCCACATCTGCCAGGACGATCACCACCGTATAACAAACCACCTTGTGTAAGTTTTGTGATGCAACATGTTACTATGACAGCACAGAGTAGCCACAAGCTCAGAAGCAGAGACAACAGGGACACAGGACAGAGGgaacaacagcagcaataaCTCCTCTGTGTAGTAATCACGGTGAATATCCTATATGCAAATCAACATGGTATcatgtaatgaaatgtaattattaGCCAAATATGTAGTGTCTACTCACAGTAAGCCATCCATCCCAGATCTGTTCAATCCTTTGCTTATATGAGAACACCAACATGAGCACAATGCTACATACTGTCACTGAGATGTTCTGAATGAAAAGAGATGCATGTGCAACTAAAATagggaacaaaaaaaacaatttcagacTCTCAGAACATAGATAATATATTCTGTAAGAAATGAACGTTAGCCATGACAGATATGAGTCAGTGGCTGTGAACCTTGTGCCTAGAGTCCTGCAGGTGTTGAGTCTAGCTATTGAATCAGGAACTGATTTACACTTGAGACATTAGTTGAATACAATTTACCACCTGGTAGGATAGGAAACTAGCAGACTTCAGGGCCCAAGATTGAGATCCACTGATCTATATCACTTTTCTATGATACACAGACTGCATGCTAAAATTTTAAGGGATGTAAAATTGTCATGCATACCTTTATTCCTTGGATTGCGATCAACCCAGTCTCCAATTAAAGCTCCAAGCAGGAGCACAGACCCAGCCACTACCAATCCAAACACTGCAGTCAACAGCAGGTTACGGCCGTACAGCTCAATCAGGAACACAGAGATTGCAAAGTGCCACATGCGGTCACCCTGTTTAACACAACATAAATGGTCATCATTATGTCTTGCTTTTCAAGGTGCTGTTCGGATGCTGACACACAGTTTACAGTAAGTAGTCTACCTTGCTTTTATTTAAGTTTCGATGTCTTATCTATTGCTCCAGGAATCTGTTTCTTCAGGAAATGATTCTTACCCACATTGACAAGGCTCCACTGACATAGATGAGAAACTTGGGACCCTTGAGGTAGATAAGAGCTGAACCTTACAAGGAAACGCATGAAAATCGAATAAGGACACGTTATATATGCTGGAAACACTTTGCACAGATTCTGTTGATATTCAAAATTGAGTTCACCTGGTATACTCCTAGCTTTCTTGGCTCTGGCATCCCTGATGTCATCAGACTCAAACTCGACCACAACTCCACCACACTGAGAGGCATCTTCTCGCTGGGACATTGCCTAGAGTAGGATCGCAGGTTAAAGAACAGTTGAACTTGATGCACTGTTTTCCCACTGTTGATAGCACAGCGTTTTTATTACTGTAGGTCACAGCATCACTTAGACGTGTTGACAGACAgttcagtttttagtttttcttctaAGGCAGCTCAGTTGATGACGACTACAGTAATGTTTAGAACACTTATAGGAGTATTGGTTATTTACTCATTAACATACTAGTAAGTAATTTTAGAACAGCAccaaaaagtaaaagtttttagattaaacaaactgctgtaaccTTTTAAGCATGTTGCAACACTACTCTTTTAAGTACTCcatgttttatttccttcacATCAGTCACATCACATTTGGTTTTTAAATATACAAGACACATAAATAATGGCTCCCATAGCTCGGTAAGTCAAATTGTGaaccagaaaacaaacagaaaaagcatACAATAAGATTTCGTTAAGTCATTCATATATGGCAGTGGCGAAAATAGCATTAGCATGACACCTTGCATAGCTCTATAAATGCAGTCTTAAACTGACAATAATTAAAGTCAAAACAGGGTCAGTCACCTTTGTTCTGGTGTTACACTCAATCCTTTCTCTTGTTCCTTGATGATGTATCTTGTGCCATGTATCCTACATTGGGTTGCTTGTCTTTCCTGAGAGCTGGAATTCAAGCTGTAGTAGTTTGAAAGGCTTAATAACATCACAGTGTTCAAGTGCACCATTGTATGAAAGTGCCAGAAAAGCAgaacaggcagagagacaacAAAGGCAGCCAGCATATTCCAAAGCACGTGACACAGGGAGGACAATATCACTGTCCACCCACACCACAAAAAGCACAACTGTGTAACTCGTATGACTCAAAATACGCACATGCGCATGGTCAGTGAGC
The sequence above is drawn from the Thunnus maccoyii chromosome 10, fThuMac1.1, whole genome shotgun sequence genome and encodes:
- the si:ch211-254p10.2 gene encoding solute carrier family 40 member 1, giving the protein MSQREDASQCGGVVVEFESDDIRDARAKKARSIPGSALIYLKGPKFLIYVSGALSMWGDRMWHFAISVFLIELYGRNLLLTAVFGLVVAGSVLLLGALIGDWVDRNPRNKVAHASLFIQNISVTVCSIVLMLVFSYKQRIEQIWDGWLTVVCYTVVIVLADVANLASTALTIAIQRDWIVVITGYNRGHLAGMNATMRRIDQVTNILAPLAVGQVMTLASNVVGCGFILGWNLVSLIVEFFFLSRVYRIVPALSIKPPAEEVDEVYLQRIERRDSQGEGNVVQPQPLTEGNCNTSLHLKEITNLPLCFRRFRWLVSTCKDGWRAYYRQPVFLAGMGLAFLYTTVLGFDCITTGYAYTQGISGSLLSLLMGVSAITGLLGTVMFTRLRKTYGLVNTGIISSCLHLCCLLLCVASVFAPGSPMDLSLLMPYITSNSSTELGRMASQRQKHTYPLRGGSNQPLLPDRSSIHWTNNTVLFDNVPSDTAPESYISIILLFLGVITARIGLWSFDLTVTQLLQENICESERGVVNGVQSSMNYLMDLLHFIMVISAPQPQHFGILVIISVLFITTGHTMYFLYAHKAKRKRRLDT